In Gossypium arboreum isolate Shixiya-1 chromosome 5, ASM2569848v2, whole genome shotgun sequence, a single genomic region encodes these proteins:
- the LOC108452976 gene encoding cullin-3A-like — translation MEEASEEKKGGDCRNKEGTNLLRPPTFSGQSNGRIKCAETGHEMVVKDKDSYAHSKRCRPGLIDFALSHSKPPLNMFKRPPFPIGNDMSNQKKRIFQIEAFQNRVVVDPKYAEKTWKILEHAIHEIYNHNASGLSFEELYRNAYNMVLHKFGEKLYSGLVTTMTAHLKEISKSIEAAQGNLFLEELNRKWNDHNKALQMIRDILMYMDRTYIPDTHKTPVHELGLNLWRDNIIHSGKIQSRLLSTLLELVHRERTGEVIDRGLMRNIVKMLMDLGSSVYQEDFEKPFLEVSAEFYRGESQKFIECYDCGDYLKKAEIRLNEEIERVTHYLDAKSEGKITNVVEKEMIANHMMRLVHMENSGLVNMLLNDKHGDLGRMYNLSRRVPNGLAMIRDVMTSHLRETGKQLVTDAESLKDPVEYVQRLLDEKEKYDGIISLAFSNDKTFQNALNSSFEYFINLNSRSPEFISLFVDDKLRKGLKGVSEEDVEIILDKVMMIFRYLQEKDVFEKYYKQHLAKRLLSGKTVSDDAERSLIVNLKTACGYQYTSKLEGMFTDMKTSQDTTQGFCSSHPELTDGPTLVVQVLTTGSWPTQPSITCHLPFEMSALCEKFRSYYLGTHTGRRLSWQTNMGTADIKAIFGKGQKHELNVSTYQMCVLMLFNNADRLCYKEIEQGTAIPASHLKRCLQSMACVKGKNVLRKEPMSKDIGEDDSFFVNEKFASKFYKVKVGTVVAQKESEPEKQETRQRVEEDRKPQIEAAIVRIMKSRKVLDHNNIIAEVTKQLQSRFLANPTEIKKRIESLIEREFLERDNSDRKMYRYLA, via the exons ATGGAGGAGGCAAgtgaagaaaagaaaggaggcgATTGCAGAAACAAAGAAGGGACCAATTTGCTAAGACCTCCAACCTTCTCGGGACAGTCAAACGGCAGGATCAAATGCGCTGAAACAGGCCACGAGATGGTCGTCAAAGACAAGGATTCCTATGCCCACAGCAAACGTTGTCGTCCAGGCCTTATCGACTTTGCTTTGTCTCATTCTAAGCCCCCTCTCAACATGTTCAAAAGACCTCCTTTCCCG ATCGGGAACGACATGAGCAATCAAAAGAAAAGGATCTTCCAAATAGAAGCATTCCAGAACCGGGTCGTGGTGGATCCGAAATATGCAGAAAAGACCTGGAAAATTCTCGAACATGCAATCCATGAGATTTACAACCATAACGCTAGTGGCCTCAGTTTTGAAGAGCTTTACAG GAATGCATACAATATGGTTTTGCACAAATTTGGTGAGAAGCTGTACTCAGGACTCGTTACAACTATGACTGCACACCTCAAAGAAATATCAAAATCTATAGAGGCTGCTCAAGGTAATTTATTTCTCGAAGAGCTGAACAGGAAATGGAATGACCATAACAAGGCCTTGCAAATGATTCGAGACATATTGATGTACATGGACAGGACTTATATTCCAGATACCCATAAAACCCCTGTCCATGAGCTGGGACTTAACTTGTGGAGGGATAACATTATACATTCTGGCAAAATTCAGTCGAGGCTTCTGAGCACACTTCTTGAACTGGTGCATAGAGAGCGAACTGGTGAAGTTATAGACCGGGGGCTGATGAGGAACATAGTCAAGATGCTTATGGATTTGGGTTCTTCTGTTTACCAGGAGGATTTTGAGAAGCCATTTCTTGAGGTTTCTGCTGAGTTTTACAGGGGCGAATCTCAGAAATTTATTGAGTGCTATGATTGTGGGGACTATCTAAAGAAAGCAGAGATACGTCTAAATGAAGAAATTGAGAGAGTTACCCACTACTTGGATGCCAAGAGTGAAGGCAAGATAACTAATGTGGTGGAGAAGGAAATGATTGCTAACCACATGATGAGATTAGTCCACATGGAGAACTCCGGCTTGGTAAATATGCTTCTTAATGACAAGCATGGTGACTTGGGTAGAATGTACAATTTATCTAGAAGAGTTCCTAATGGTCTTGCAATGATACGAGATGTGATGACATCACACCTTAGAGAAACGGGTAAACAACTAGTTACTGATGCAGAAAGTTTGAAAGATCCTGTGGAGTATGTCCAACGGCTCTTGGATGAAAAGGAAAAATATGATGGTATCATTAGCCTAGCATTTAGCAATGACAAGACATTCCAGAACGCTCTCAACTCCTCATTTGAATATTTCATTAATTTGAATTCTCGTTCTCCTGAGTTCATTTCATTATTTGTGGATGATAAGCTTCGTAAAGGTCTGAAAGGAGTCAGTGAGGAGGATGTGGAGATAATTCTTGACAAAGTTATGATGATCTTCCGCTATCTCCAGGAGAAGGATGTGTTTGAGAAGTACTATAAGCAGCACTTAGCTAAGCGGCTTTTGTCAGGCAAAACTGTATCTGATGATGCAGAAAGAAGTCTGATAGTCAACCTTAAGACGGCATGTGGATATCAATATACTTCAAAGTTAGAAGGCATGTTTACAGACATGAAGACCTCCCAAGACACAACGCAAGGGTTTTGCTCTAGCCACCCTGAGCTCACAGATGGCCCTACCCTAGTTGTTCAGGTTCTAACAACGGGATCTTGGCCCACTCAGCCTAGTATTACTTGCCACCTACCCTTTGAGATGTCGGCATTGTGTGAGAAGTTTCGGTCATATTATCTTGGAACCCATACTGGTCGAAGATTATCCTGGCAAACTAACATGGGGACAGCAGATATAAAAGCAATTTTTGGGAAGGGTCAGAAGCATGAGTTAAATGTTTCAACTTACCAAATGTGTGTATTGATGCTTTTTAATAATGCTGATAGGCTTTGCTACAAGGAAATTGAACAAGGCACTGCGATTCCTGCTTCACACTTGAAAAGATGCTTGCAATCAATGGCATGTGTGAAGGGAAAGAATGTTCTTAGGAAAGAACCTATGAGTAAAGATATTGGCGAGGATGATTCATTTTTTGTTAATGAAAAGTTTGCAAGCAAATTTTACAAGGTGAAGGTAGGAACTGTGGTTGCACAAAAGGAATCAGAACCTGAAAAGCAGGAGACCCGACAAAGAGTGGAGGAGGACAGGAAGCCGCAGATTGAAGCTGCAATAGTTAGGATCATGAAGTCAAGGAAGGTGCTAGATCACAACAATATAATAGCTGAGGTTACAAAACAGTTGCAGTCACGGTTCCTTGCCAACCCAACAGAGATAAAGAAACGGATAGAATCTCTTATCGAGCGGGAATTCTTGGAAAGGGACAATAGTGATAGGAAAATGTATAGGTATCTAGCCTAA
- the LOC108452977 gene encoding probable methyltransferase PMT2 — MALKPNSADGRTRSWVQIFIVFGLCCFFYILGAWQRSGFGKGDSIALEITKHGADCNIIPSLNFETHHAGEVGNVGESEKIKSFQPCPPRYVDYTPCQDQKRAMTFPRDNMIYRERHCPREEEKLHCLVPAPKGYVTPFPWPKSRDYVPYANAPYKALTVEKAIQNWIQYEGNVFRFPGGGTQFPQGADKYIDQLAAVIPITNGTVRTALDTGCGVASWGAYLWSRNVLTMSFAPRDSHEAQVQFALERGVPAVIGVLGTIKMPYPSRAFDMAHCSRCLIPWGANDGMYLKEVDRVLRPGGYWVLSGPPINWRNNYKAWQRPKEELEEEQQKIEDVAKLLCWEKKHEKGEMAIWQKRVNDESCRGREDDSQAKFCKAEEANDVWYKKMDVCVTPYPDVSSSSEVAGGELKPFPERLFAVPPRIASGSVPGVSVETYEEDNNIWKKHVNAYKKINRLIDSGRYRNILDMNAGLGGFAAALNSPKLWVMNVMPTIAEKDTLGVIYERGLIGIYHDWCEAFSTYPRTYDLIHAHGLFSLYKDKCNLEDILLEMDRILRPEGAVIFRDEVDVLIKVKKITAGMRWDTKMVDHEDGPLVPEKVLVAVKQYWTVGGNTTSAQ; from the exons ATGGCACTGAAACCGAATTCAGCGGATGGTAGAACAAGGAGTTGGGTGCAGATATTTATCGTTTTTGGATTATGTTGTTTTTTCTACATATTAGGAGCATGGCAACGAAGTGGTTTCGGCAAAGGGGATAGCATAGCTCTAGAGATAACCAAACACGGCGCCGATTGTAACATCATCCCGTCGTTGAACTTCGAAACCCATCACGCCGGCGAAGTGGGGAACGTCGGTGAATCCGAAAAGATCAAGTCTTTTCAGCCCTGCCCTCCTCGTTACGTTGATTACACGCCTTGCCAAGATCAAAAGCGTGCCATGACTTTCCCCAGGGACAACATGATCTATCGGGAGAGGCATTGTCCCAGGGAGGAAGAGAAGTTGCATTGTCTTGTCCCGGCACCTAAAGGATACGTGACCCCGTTTCCTTGGCCTAAGAGTAGGGACTATGTGCCTTATGCTAATGCTCCCTATAAGGCCTTGACGGTAGAGAAGGCTATTCAGAACTGGATCCAATATGAGGGTAATGTATTCAGGTTCCCTGGTGGAGGAACGCAGTTCCCACAAGGTGCGGATAAGTATATTGATCAGCTTGCTGCTGTGATCCCGATTACGAACGGGACTGTAAGGACTGCACTTGATACCGGTTGTGGG GTTGCGAGTTGGGGGGCATACTTGTGGAGTAGAAACGTCCTTACCATGTCGTTTGCGCCAAGAGATTCACATGAAGCACAGGTTCAGTTTGCCCTTGAAAGAGGTGTTCCTGCTGTTATTGGTGTTCTTGGGACCATAAAAATGCCATATCCATCCAGAGCTTTTGATATGGCTCATTGTTCTCGTTGCTTGATTCCATGGGGAGCAAATG ATGGCATGTATTTGAAGGAGGTTGATCGTGTTCTTAGACCAGGTGGTTACTGGGTACTTTCTGGTCCACCAATCAATTGGAGGAACAATTACAAAGCATGGCAGCGTCCCAAGGAGGAGCTTGAGGAGGAACAGCAAAAGATTGAGGATGTTGCCAAACTCCTTTGCTGGGAGAAGAAGCATGAGAAGGGTGAAATGGCCATTTGGCAAAAGAGAGTCAATGATGAGTCTTGTCGTGGTAGAGAAGATGATTCTCAAGCCAAATTCTGCAAGGCTGAAGAGGCTAATGATGTCTG GTACAAGAAAATGGATGTGTGCGTTACTCCATACCCTGATGTTAGTAGTTCGAGTGAAGTTGCTGGTGGGGAATTGAAGCCATTCCCAGAGAGGCTATTTGCTGTCCCTCCTAGAATTGCTAGTGGAAGTGTTCCTGGAGTTTCAGTTGAGACGTATGAAGAGGACAATAACATATGGAAGAAACATGTCAATGCATATAAGAAAATCAATAGACTTATTGACTCTGGGAGGTATCGTAATATTTTGGATATGAATGCTGGATTGGGAGGATTTGCTGCAGCTCTCAACTCTCCCAAATTGTGGGTTATGAATGTGATGCCTACCATAGCAGAGAAAGATACCCTGGGTGTCATATATGAGCGAGGATTAATTGGCATCTATCATGACTG GTGTGAGGCTTTCTCCACATACCCAAGGACGTATGATCTCATTCATGCACATGGTCTATTCAGCTTGTACAAGGACAA ATGTAATTTGGAAGATATTCTATTGGAGATGGACCGAATTCTTCGTCCAGAAGGTGCGGTTATATTCCGTGATGAAGTTGATGTTCTAATTAAAGTGAAGAAGATAACAGCAGGAATGAGGTGGGACACTAAGATGGTAGACCATGAAGATGGTCCCTTGGTTCCTGAGAAAGTATTGGTTGCTGTTAAGCAATATTGGACCGTTGGGGGAAATACGACATCGGCACAGTAA